In a single window of the Natronomonas salsuginis genome:
- a CDS encoding heavy metal translocating P-type ATPase, with protein sequence MDCPSCAGKVETSLGDLDGIARYETRPTAGTVVASYDAATLSARDLVRAIERAGYEVTSVSGDARADIESPAGETTAGDAPESVWRSERAIKTGVSGGVALIGLLVEFVTTGVNAEVASVLGRELFVADLLFLAAVATAGATILRSGYYSLRNRTLDIDLLMSIAIIGALAASLGFGAGLYLEAALLAVLFSVAELLERHSIDRARNSLRELMDLSPDEATVRRDGESVTIPVEDVEIGDVVLVRPGEKIPMDGTVVEGESAVNQAPITGESVPVDKIEGDAVYAGTINESGYLELEVGSEASDNTLSRIVEMVEDAQAAKTEREEFVDRFAARYTPVVVTLAVLTAVVPPLLLTEPVAVELVAGYAHTFPAAWNVWFLYGLTLIVLACPCAFVISTPVSVVSGITSGAKNGVLIKGGNHLEAMGEVEAIAMDKTGTLTRGELTVTDVIPLNGNTEADVLRCARGLEARSEHPIGEAIVEHAADRAIDAPEVRGFESITGKGVEAAVHGTRHYAGKPGLFESLGFDLSHVHAATDGGVVTTKSQQLCERNDCLDLLEGTIPELQSAGKTVVLIGTEDELEGVIAVADELRPEAKATIDRLHDLGVREIVMLTGDNERTARAIATELGVDDYRASLLPEEKVEALEALDDAYGGVAMVGDGVNDAPALATATVGIAMAAAGTDTALETADIALMGDDLSRLPYLYELSHAGNGVIRQNVWASLAAKGLLAVSVPFGLVPVWAAVLVGDAGMTVAITANATRLGRIEPAELLDGVEGTR encoded by the coding sequence ATGGACTGCCCGTCGTGTGCGGGAAAGGTCGAGACCTCGCTCGGTGATCTCGACGGCATCGCCCGGTACGAGACGCGGCCGACGGCCGGCACGGTCGTCGCGAGCTACGACGCCGCGACGCTCTCGGCGCGCGATCTCGTGCGCGCGATCGAACGCGCCGGATACGAAGTCACGAGCGTTTCGGGCGACGCGAGAGCGGATATCGAATCACCGGCGGGTGAGACGACCGCTGGCGACGCGCCGGAGAGCGTCTGGAGGAGCGAGCGCGCGATAAAGACGGGGGTCAGCGGCGGAGTTGCCCTCATTGGCCTCCTCGTCGAGTTCGTGACGACGGGCGTCAACGCGGAGGTGGCGAGCGTCCTCGGCCGGGAGCTGTTCGTCGCCGACCTCCTCTTTCTCGCGGCCGTCGCGACGGCCGGCGCGACGATCCTCCGGAGCGGCTATTACTCCCTCCGGAACCGCACCCTCGACATCGACCTGCTGATGTCGATCGCGATCATCGGCGCGCTCGCCGCCAGCCTCGGGTTCGGAGCCGGACTGTATCTGGAAGCGGCGCTGCTTGCGGTCCTGTTCAGCGTGGCCGAGCTCCTCGAACGGCACTCGATCGACCGCGCGCGCAACTCCCTCCGGGAGCTGATGGATCTCTCGCCCGACGAGGCGACCGTCCGCCGCGATGGAGAGTCCGTCACCATCCCCGTCGAGGACGTCGAGATCGGCGACGTCGTCCTCGTTCGTCCGGGCGAGAAGATCCCGATGGACGGGACCGTCGTCGAGGGCGAGAGCGCGGTGAATCAGGCGCCGATCACGGGTGAGTCCGTGCCCGTCGATAAGATCGAGGGCGACGCGGTGTACGCCGGCACGATCAACGAGTCGGGGTATCTCGAACTCGAGGTGGGGTCCGAGGCGAGCGACAACACCCTCTCGCGGATCGTCGAGATGGTCGAGGACGCACAGGCCGCCAAGACCGAGCGCGAGGAGTTCGTCGACCGGTTCGCCGCTCGCTACACGCCGGTCGTCGTTACGCTCGCGGTCCTCACCGCGGTCGTGCCGCCGCTTCTCCTGACGGAGCCCGTGGCGGTGGAACTCGTCGCCGGCTACGCCCACACGTTCCCGGCGGCCTGGAACGTGTGGTTCCTCTACGGGCTCACGCTGATCGTCCTCGCGTGTCCCTGCGCGTTCGTCATCTCGACGCCCGTCTCGGTCGTCTCCGGGATCACGAGCGGGGCGAAAAACGGCGTCCTGATCAAGGGCGGCAACCACCTCGAGGCGATGGGAGAGGTCGAGGCGATCGCCATGGACAAGACGGGGACGCTCACGCGAGGCGAGCTCACCGTCACCGACGTGATCCCGCTAAACGGGAACACGGAAGCGGACGTGCTTCGATGCGCCCGTGGACTGGAGGCTCGATCGGAGCATCCGATCGGCGAGGCGATCGTCGAACACGCCGCGGACCGAGCGATCGACGCGCCCGAGGTGCGGGGGTTCGAGAGCATCACCGGCAAGGGGGTCGAGGCGGCCGTCCACGGGACGCGACACTACGCCGGCAAGCCGGGGCTGTTCGAGAGTTTGGGGTTCGATCTGTCCCACGTCCACGCCGCGACCGACGGAGGGGTCGTGACGACGAAGAGCCAGCAGCTGTGTGAGCGGAACGACTGTCTCGACCTCCTCGAGGGAACGATCCCCGAGCTGCAATCGGCGGGCAAGACCGTCGTCCTGATCGGCACCGAGGACGAACTCGAGGGGGTCATCGCGGTCGCCGACGAGCTTCGGCCGGAGGCGAAGGCGACGATCGATCGCCTCCACGACCTCGGCGTCCGAGAGATCGTCATGCTCACCGGGGACAACGAGCGAACCGCCCGGGCGATCGCGACCGAGCTCGGCGTCGACGACTATCGAGCCTCGCTCCTTCCCGAGGAGAAAGTCGAGGCGCTCGAGGCACTCGACGACGCGTACGGCGGCGTCGCGATGGTCGGCGACGGCGTCAACGACGCCCCGGCGCTGGCGACGGCGACGGTGGGCATCGCGATGGCCGCGGCGGGTACGGACACCGCGCTCGAAACCGCGGACATCGCGCTGATGGGCGACGATCTCTCCCGGCTCCCGTACCTGTACGAGCTCTCGCACGCGGGCAACGGTGTGATCCGACAGAACGTCTGGGCGAGTCTCGCCGCGAAGGGCCTGCTCGCGGTCAGCGTCCCGTTCGGTTTGGTACCCGTGTGGGCGGCGGTGCTCGTCGGCGACGCCGGCATGACCGTCGCCATCACCGCGAACGCGACGCGGTTGGGCCGAATCGAGCCCGCCGAACTGCTTGACGGCGTCGAGGGGACGCGATGA
- a CDS encoding fluoride efflux transporter FluC has product MERHAALLVASGGFAGALSRHAVAVVLAESFPWGTLAVNVVGAFALGLFVYRTRERGRVSDRTRLAVSTGFVSSFTTYSTFASETVALDPALAAINVVANYALGLAAVLVAREVVRWHS; this is encoded by the coding sequence ATGGAGCGTCACGCGGCTCTTCTCGTCGCTTCGGGCGGGTTCGCTGGCGCGCTGAGCCGTCACGCCGTCGCGGTCGTTCTGGCCGAATCGTTCCCGTGGGGGACCCTCGCCGTCAACGTCGTCGGGGCGTTCGCGCTCGGGCTGTTCGTCTACCGGACGCGAGAACGCGGCCGCGTCTCGGATCGGACACGACTCGCCGTCTCCACCGGGTTTGTCTCCTCGTTCACCACGTACAGCACCTTCGCGAGCGAGACCGTCGCGCTCGATCCGGCGCTCGCCGCGATCAACGTCGTCGCCAACTACGCGCTCGGCCTCGCGGCCGTGCTGGTCGCCCGCGAGGTGGTCCGGTGGCACTCGTGA
- a CDS encoding fluoride efflux transporter FluC, with protein MALVSALAVGVGGAIGAVARYAVSLAIERQHLDTVAINVSGSFLIGVVLGSNLGGPAALALSVGFCGAFTTFSSFAVETARLAEDGHLADAARYAIGTLLAALVAVLAGFAVGRAL; from the coding sequence GTGGCACTCGTGAGCGCGCTCGCGGTCGGCGTCGGCGGTGCGATCGGAGCCGTCGCCCGCTATGCGGTCAGCCTCGCGATCGAGCGCCAGCACCTCGACACCGTCGCGATCAACGTCTCGGGGAGCTTCCTCATCGGCGTCGTCCTCGGCTCGAACCTCGGCGGCCCCGCGGCACTCGCGCTGTCGGTCGGCTTCTGCGGCGCGTTCACGACGTTCTCGTCGTTTGCCGTCGAGACGGCTCGACTCGCGGAGGACGGACATCTCGCCGACGCGGCTCGGTACGCCATCGGCACGCTCCTCGCGGCGCTCGTCGCGGTCCTCGCTGGATTCGCCGTCGGACGCGCCCTCTGA
- a CDS encoding HalX domain-containing protein: MTDGTPTVLVVDDESQLADLYAAWLDDKYDVETAYGGPEAVETIDDRVDVALIDRLMPRLSGDDVVRCVREEGYGCRVAIVTAVEPDFGIIEMGFDEYVVKPVERRDITTVVGSLVTRTEYDEKLQEFFSLASKRAALQAEKSRHELEASVAYGELTAEFERLRRDLKRTADEMTGRDLEIEMQRVSAD; this comes from the coding sequence GCCGACCGTGCTGGTCGTCGACGACGAAAGCCAGCTTGCGGACCTGTACGCCGCGTGGCTCGACGACAAATACGACGTCGAGACGGCGTACGGGGGCCCGGAGGCCGTCGAAACGATCGACGACCGCGTCGACGTGGCGTTGATCGACCGGCTGATGCCGCGTCTATCGGGCGACGATGTGGTTCGATGCGTGCGCGAGGAGGGGTACGGCTGCCGGGTGGCGATCGTCACGGCGGTCGAGCCCGATTTCGGGATCATCGAGATGGGCTTCGACGAGTACGTCGTCAAACCGGTCGAACGCCGGGATATCACGACCGTCGTCGGCTCGCTCGTGACCCGAACGGAGTACGACGAGAAGCTTCAGGAGTTCTTTTCGCTGGCGTCGAAACGCGCCGCGCTCCAGGCCGAAAAGAGCCGCCACGAACTGGAGGCGAGCGTCGCGTACGGGGAGTTGACGGCAGAGTTCGAACGGCTGCGGCGCGACCTGAAACGAACCGCCGACGAGATGACCGGTCGCGATCTCGAGATCGAGATGCAGCGCGTCAGCGCCGATTGA